In the Nomascus leucogenys isolate Asia chromosome 5, Asia_NLE_v1, whole genome shotgun sequence genome, one interval contains:
- the GPR183 gene encoding G-protein coupled receptor 183 has translation MDIQMSNNFTTPSATPQGNDCDLYAHHSTARIVMPLHYSLVFIIGLVGNLLALVVIVQNRKKINSTTLYSTNLVISDILFTTALPTRIAYYAMGFDWRIGDALCRITALVFYINTYAGVNFMTCLSIDRFIAVVHPLRYNKIKRIEHAKGVCIFVWILVFAQTLPLLINPMSKQEAERITCMEYPNFEETKSLPWILLGACFIGYVLPLIIILICYSQICCKLFRTAKQNPLTEKSGVNKKALNTIILIIVVFVLCFTPYHVAIIQHMIKKLRFSNFLECSQRHSFQISLHFTVCLMNFNCCMDPFIYFFACKGYKRKVMRMLKRQVSVSISSAVKSAPEENSREMTETQMMIHSKSSNGK, from the coding sequence ATGGATATACAAATGTCTAACAATTTTACTACGCCCTCTGCAACTCCTCAGGGAAATGACTGTGACCTCTATGCACATCACAGCACGGCCAGGATAGTAATGCCTCTGCATTACAGCCTCGTCTTCATCATTGGGCTTGTGGGAAACTTACTAGCCTTGGTCGTCATTgttcaaaacaggaaaaaaatcaactctACCACCCTCTATTCAACAAATTTGGTGATTTCTGATATACTTTTTACCACCGCTTTGCCTACACGAATAGCCTACTATGCAATGGGCTTTGACTGGAGAATCGGAGATGCCTTGTGTAGGATAACTGCGCTAGTGTTTTACATCAACACATACGCAGGTGTGAACTTTATGACCTGCCTGAGTATTGACCGCTTCATTGCTGTGGTGCACCCTCTACGCTACAACAAGATAAAAAGGATTGAACATGCAAAAGGCGTGTGCATATTTGTCTGGATTCTAGTATTTGCTCAGACACTCCCACTCCTCATCAATCCTATGTCAAAGCAGGAGGCTGAAAGGATTACATGCATGGAGTATCCAAACTTTGAAGAAACTAAATCTCTTCCCTGGATTCTGCTTGGGGCATGTTTCATAGGATATGTACTTCCACTTATAATCATTCTCATCTGCTATTCTCAGATCTGCTGCAAACTCTTTAGAACTGCCAAACAAAACCCACTCACTGAGAAATCTGGTGTAAACAAAAAGGCTCTCAACACaattattcttattattgttGTGTTTGTTCTCTGTTTCACACCTTACCATGTTGCAATTATTCAACATATGATTAAGAAGCTTCGTTTCTCTAATTTCCTGGAATGTAGCCAAAGACATTCGTTCCAGATTTCTCTGCACTTTACAGTATGCCTGATGAACTTCAATTGCTGCATGGACCCTTTTATCTACTTCTTTGCATGTAAAGGGTATAAGAGAAAGGTTATGAGGATGCTGAAACGGCAAGTCAGTGTATCGATTTCTAGTGCTGTGAAGTCAGCCCCTGAAGAAAACTCACGTGAAATGACAGAAACACAGATGATGATACATTCCAAGTCTTCAAATGGAAAGTGA